The Spinacia oleracea cultivar Varoflay chromosome 2, BTI_SOV_V1, whole genome shotgun sequence DNA segment GCATGGAAGACCATTTAAGAATTGAGTGTTCATGTACACCAAATGGAAAACGAATTTCATGCATGGAAGACTTGACATGTGGCAATATGGGGGACCAAACAATATTGCTTGTTTTCTTTAAATGCAAAGCGACATTTTAGAGATGGTGTTTTAATTGCAAAGTGACATTTTAGTGATGGTGTATTATAAATGTTGTTAAATATTGTTGATGTTGAGTTCGGTGTTGGGGAGAGATAAAagataaaatattttattttattgggtTGAAGTCCAAATTCTTGGTGTTTGATAAACATGCTCTTactaaagaataaaaaaaatgttaaaacttACAAGTACTCAAAATGGGAAATTGAAAATCAATAACTGCCatttgtgaatagtgcaaatcACATGACATTTTCATAAGTAAATAGGTAAAAAAAAAGgatggaaaaaaatatatactataGGATAAAATTTGAGTTTAAATGGATAAAATTTAAGCTTAAATGTATAACTTGGTACAACTTGAAGTTCAATTTATTTACAATTATGGCATGTGATTTCTAATattcaattaatttaaattacaatTATGCCATATATAACTTGGTTCACTTGCCTTTGGATGTTTTTGTTTAAATGCATTACTTGTCTTTAGTAAAGAgtaatttccttcaatattgctgGAAGATGCACTAATTCTCAAAATACGCCACATTATAATTTATTTCACACTCTACCGTTCCGTCATTGTTAAAAccggtctaattttttttaatcaatcaGCGTAAAACTGCCAACTTAAATAGCGGTTGAACAAGTAAACCGCTATTTCAATTAGCGGTTTTTCTTTTAAATAAACCGCCATTTAAGTTGGCGGTTCACTTTATACATTATACTAAATTGAATTTGAATTCCCAAAATTAAGGAACAATTTTTCTGAAAACGGAGAACAAAGCCaaggaagaaagaaaaagaatctgAAAATTTTGTGTTTGAATCCCTAGAATCGAAAAGACTAATCTCAAATTcgaactttgattttgcgttGCTCTCCTGTCTATTCGCTTCTCTCCTCTTCCAACATAATTCTGGGCTgcgaaaaacaaaaaataatagaaAGAAAAACAATGAAGAACAAAATCTGAAGAAACTAACTCCAAATCTCAGCTACTAATTTCAGTTTCTCATCTTCTCCCCTCTAATTCTAACTAATGTTGTATAGTTTTTTCCCCTAATTGCTCGCTGATGCCATCTATTCTACATAAATCTTAGCTCAAATATCGAAGAAAGAATGAAATctggaaaaaaaacaaaaacgaaAATCTAGATTCTCAAATTCGGTATCTAATTGCTCTCTAATCTAATTCTAATGCCTCCGCTGCCTTTTCTTTTCCTATGCTATGCGCTGCTCGTTTCTATCTCAAAGGAAACCACCAACTCAAACGTCGGTTCAGTTTCAGGCTAAACCGCCATTTGAGTTGGCGATTTAGTCCACTTAAATGCCAATTCAAATGACGGTTTAGCCTTAAATCAAACCGCCATTTGAGTTGGCGCTTCAAATTTGAAtcggaaaaaaatatttttctttttgtctTGCTGATGTGGACAGTGGAGTGGGAATGAATTATAATGTggcgtattttgggaattaatGCATCTTCCAgcattattgaaggaaatcgctctgtTTTTGTTTGAATGCATCATTTTATATTTGGTAACTTTCTACCATATTTTatcatttctctctctcttttattAATCTCCActcaaaatattttattatttctctcACTTATGGTTCCCACTtaaataattacaaaaatcaCCCTGTCCCACATGTCGATCACTATCATGgtgttcattattatttttctttaataaataaattatctagTTGATGACTTgtaatatttaataataaatttaCATATGCCTCCCAAAACTATAGTTCCGTTTAGTTGTCGTAAAACGTTTCCAgtgaaaattaatgaaaaatatttttcgagtaaaaatacaattctaaattaattttcatttgtttttaaaTCATACTCCGAATGTCAAACCAAACAACGAAAAATGATTGCGAGgagtaaaattatttttcaccTAACAGAGCATATGGGTCAATGCAGGGGATGcattaagaaaaacaaagaaggGATTAACCGTGAATGATTTTGAAGCTCCCAACAATATGGATTAGGCCAAAGGCTTTGGCTGAAAATGGGTGGTCGATATCCCCAATCTTCACCTACGTGGCTAAATGGAACGAACCACAAGAACAACAAATGGCCCAAGAACCAACAATGGCATTTCCATTAACACCAAACCAATTCCATGGCCAACTTGTTCACCCTTTCTCCGGCTTCCACGCCATCATTCTTCCGCAAAATAACACCAGTTTCAGTTCCAATTTCCAAAATCCCAAAACTTCTGGGACAATCCCATTTTTCGAGTGCTAGAAGTACTCATTCATCAAGCTTCGCCATGGCTGCTGCTGCTACTGATACTACAAAGAATAGAGTTGTTCCCGCCATTATTGTTGGTGGTGGAAGAGTTGGGAGAGCTTTACAAGACATGGGTAACGGTGATGATTTGTTGATTAAAAGAGGGGATTCTGTACCTCTTGATTTTGATGGGCCCATCTTAGTTTGTACTAGGAATGATGATCTTGAGGGTGTTCTTCAACTTACTCCTCAATCGCGTTGGACCGGTTAGGGTTCTAATTTTGGTTCAATCGTTATTTATGCCTTTTGATTGATTATTATCTgggtttgtttttgtttttgtgtttgtttttgtatttgtaACTTGTGCTTATTATGTGATTAACATGGAGTTTGAGGAAATATTATTGGGTTTTGATTGCCAATAATATTTTGAAGGGGTTTATTGAGGTCAATTTGATATTAGTGGTGTGCAAGAATTAAGATGATGCGCTGTATTCCCACCAATTTTATGCCCTGATGGACGAAAATTTAGAAACAATTTGGTTTATGTTTGTGATAAATTTTGTGCTTTATGATGCTGATTAATGTTGCGAATTCGGGAACTTATCATTGGGTTTATTGGTTTGATTAGCATTTGAAGGTGTAGACAATTTGTTTTTTTGCTGGGGTAAATTTATCCTGATGTTACTTGTGCAAGATGATGATGAGCATTAAGATTTGTCCTAGTGTGTTGAGAAAACTTATGTTGAACAAGGGGTTGAACTTAATGAAGTTTGAGCACCTATAAACCGACTTGGGTTGTATCTCAAAACCAATTGCTAATCCGTATACTAGGCTGATACTTTTATGCAGGATCAAGGCTTTATACCATTAAAATTATTCATACTTCAGTCCGGTAGAGTATCTGGATATGCTAAATATAGACTTCTTATTCTAACTACCAACGCTATAACTAACACCTCTTTAAATTTATGCATTACTTTACACGACGGTTATGCTGGAGTGAATGGAACACTTCAcgcttttttcattttttatggcTACTTGTTTTACTGACATTGGAAAAGTCCCTCTTGGCATTGGACTGAAGAGAACCCAACAATCGCCATTAAGGAGATAtgtattccccccccccccccccccccccccccgcctcCCCTAATGATCAACCTATTATTACTTCAATACATTGATAGTTGAATTGATCAAGATTAATATCGAGTGATTTATTTATTGTAGTTAGAGCCTTAGAGGTGAGATTTCAAGTGATGTATGACATACAAGAACCTGTTGCCGAATGACAATCACCTTACAAACCACATTGTGAAGGACTAATCTTGTGCCTTGTTCTCTAATTCTATGTTACATATTGGATGTAGATTGACATGCATGTGTTTGGAAATTATCTCTTTTGATCATGTTCATGATGGTTATATCCCACTCACAATCTGGCAGATTTGGTCTTTTTCCAGAATGGGATGTTGGAACCATGGTTTCACAATAAAGGTCTTGGTGAAGTTGACCAGGTTTTGGCATATTTTGCGGTGGCAAAGCTTGGAGAAGCACCAATTGATGGTAAGACCGACACTAATCCAGAAGGCCTGACAGCAGCATTTGGCAAATGGGCGTCTGCTATAGCAGAAAGATTACGTGTTGGAGGCCTCGCTTGTAAGGTAAAAACTATGGGTTTGCAATATGGTGTGTACAAGCATTATGTTACACTTAATTCCTTGCAATTGCAATGGACCTAGGTACAGTTGTGTTGTTGTCGAATTGATTAATAAAAGAGAATATTGAATAAGTCAAAATTCCTGATTGTTAATGACTAAACAGGTACTCGATAAGGAAGCATTTCAGAAGCAGATGTTAGAGAAGCTGATATGGATATCAGCATTTATGCTTGTTGGAGCCCGTCATCCTGGAGCAACTGTGGGTATTGTAGAGAAGGAATATCGATCCGAGGTATGGTTAATGATATGAAATTTGGCTGTTAAGATGAACATTGTAACTTATAAACCTCTGTTGTGTTGGATGCCTTAAAAGCTCCAGAATATAATCGTAGCCCCTGATTTCCAAAGGCATTAACAACCTCGTATGTCGACGTGTTTTCAGGTGTCAGATCTCATCGCTGAACTTGCATCTGCAGCTGCAGCAGAAAAGGGCCTTGCTTTTGAAGAAGGATTAGAAGAAAGATTATGTGCTTATTCTCGTGCTGTTGCACATTTCCCCACAGCAGTGAAAGAGGTTAATCTCGTATCTTTTAAAAGAATGATTTCTGACatttattatatatatctaTCCCAAAACACTTCAAAGTATATAAGTGGAATTCAGAGAAAATGCTAGATTTCTGGGCAATATTAGACATTTTCAAATATGAACTGAGATATATGTCCAGTATGTTATTGTTTTTCAAATCTGTTCTTGCAGTTTAAATGGAGAAACGGCTGGTTCTATTCACTATCTGAGAAGGCAACTTCTGAAAGCAAACCAGATCCGTGCCCCCTTCACACCGCATGGCTAAAAGAATCGAAGATTGTGTGAAGAAATAGACTTGATATGCAGGTGCACGTCGAAAGAGCGTCTCCAATCAAATTGTCTTGTGTACTTTCCAGTGCAAagctaataaaaaaaattgggcCTTGGCCATGGGCGGCTGCGATGCATGCGGTTTTTGGCCCGTGCTTCCAGCTCATAGTATGGGTCTCTAATTGACGATTCGTTTTCCGACCTCGATAATATTTCAGTGCGACTTTCGGTCTGCTAAATTAATTCCGATTTTTCTTTTGACATTTATGTTCGCTCCCACTGAGCCCAACACCCGTTATTTCCGAACACTTACGTTCCTTGGAATATTTACTgagtactccgtagtatttactcgtcaaaatatttaatttgttcatgtgctatttgtgtgaccttatgGCTTCAGTTAAGATTAAaccgtttaattaattaaagattaatttcacGGATCGAAATCGGCCTCCAACTAGatattccgatcacttgatttcACTCAATAATTTACTcgttaattaatctgaaccgcatttattacatTTCGTATAAATACGTTAACAAGGTATTGAATGAAAGACAAAAAAACTctaaatctattactatattactttactatatactaaaagagacaccacgaatgacatgtgtcaatttcttgtgcgattttttcccgccaaaaaccacttcccaaaaaagtgtatctcttttattttatttttattctctacctttttttttaataaactaCTCCTTATTTATGTATTGGAAACAAATTTTAgcttataaattatggcaataatagatacgacgtaataataattattctaaattggtaatattttagtcaaatcgctatattaataatgggaaatatatcactcaatattttggtcaaattgtcatattagcattttaaatatgcatattagatgaataaatttaaacgagtatgttaaaaatgttataactatgcagtagtttgggagatattcagttaaatattttgtgaaaaaaaatatcaaaatccgtgcgtgtaTGGGATCTAATCTAGTGTAGAATAAGTTAATGAcattaaaaaaagttaaaagaCGGAAATGCCCTTACTTATTAATCTCCGTCCCTTGAACTCCTTTTCGTTTGTTCTTTTCCAACTTTCTTTCCTCTTCAACAAACACTATCAATCCAACATTCAATCTCTCCTTGCTAAGGCAATATTTCTATggcttaattattttattttgttctttaacTGTTGATCAATCTTTTCAAATTGTGTATAATATTTAAGAATTTCGATCTTTGATGATCCGAAGATGGAGTATGTTCAAGTGTACAGAGTGTTCCGGTATTGGAATCGGGTGGTGTGGTCGGATCTTCGTATCTTGAACGTGGAGGTGATTTCCTGCAAATGAAACCCCGAATTCGAGGGAGGTTCCCCGGATCGGGGCCTCCGACGCCCAACATTAGTAATATATCATAAAGAGATGGAGTACAGAGAAGAGGGAGTAGAGAGTGTAGAGAAGTTGTCCTCTTTACCTTCCCCCATAAATGAGTATTTATAGGGATTTTATGGATTATTAGGTCATGGATTGGGCCTTTGCCTTTATTACTCTCTGGGCCCAAAATACTAGAATATGGTATTCTGGTATAGAACTGGGCCTACGGGAGtatcccgtacaactagccccctcagagtaagTACAACCGTCTTAGACTGTTGTGCTTGCTCTGAAAAAGTAAtcaccccgtacaactagcccccttatCGGCAGAGGTTCGCAGAATGGGCGGATATCTTGATTCTGTGTTGATATTTGAAACTACTTCAGAACTGATATTACCTGCTCATGAGGCGAAGATATGcagataaaaataataatgtaaTTTGTTTGCTCTGGCCGATTGGGCCCTTTAATTTTTTAGGACcactagcccccttgatttttTAGGACGACTAGCGTATTTAATATTTAGGATTACTAGCCCCCTTTATTTTTTTaggatgactagcccccttgatttttTAGTACGACTAGCCCTTTGATTTTTTaggatgactagcccccttgatttttttttttttttttgacgactAGCCCCTTTGAATTTTTAGGATGACTAGCCCCTTTGATTTTTTTAGGATGACTAGTCCCCTTGATTTtttaggacgactagcccccttgattttttaggacgactagcccctttgattttttaggacgactagccccttgATTTTTGTAGGTTGACTAGCCTCCTTTGAATTTTTAGGACAACTAGCCCCTTTGATTTtttaggacgactagccccctttgattttttaggacgactagccccctttgattttttaggacgactagcccccttgatttttTAGGATGACTAGCCCTTTGATTTTTTAGGATGACTATcccccttgattttttttttttttaggacgactagcccctttgATTTTTTTAGGATGACTAGCCTCCTTTTTGCATTGATATGTCTTGCCGGTCTTTTTTCAACACtatatttcatattttattttatcattgctttattatggactgctacgatTCACAGTGGAGTGCCcctacggcatttattttccccaaagttactgatcacatccatacatttcGTTGGACTGCTAcgattcacaatggagtgcccttaacggcatttattttccccaaagctactgatcacatccattccttatggactgctacgcttcacaatggagtgcccctacggcatttattttccccaaagctactgatcacatccatacatttcGTTGGACT contains these protein-coding regions:
- the LOC110798553 gene encoding uncharacterized protein, which codes for MANLFTLSPASTPSFFRKITPVSVPISKIPKLLGQSHFSSARSTHSSSFAMAAAATDTTKNRVVPAIIVGGGRVGRALQDMGNGDDLLIKRGDSVPLDFDGPILVCTRNDDLEGVLQLTPQSRWTDLVFFQNGMLEPWFHNKGLGEVDQVLAYFAVAKLGEAPIDGKTDTNPEGLTAAFGKWASAIAERLRVGGLACKVLDKEAFQKQMLEKLIWISAFMLVGARHPGATVGIVEKEYRSEVSDLIAELASAAAAEKGLAFEEGLEERLCAYSRAVAHFPTAVKEFKWRNGWFYSLSEKATSESKPDPCPLHTAWLKESKIV